The Euphorbia lathyris chromosome 2, ddEupLath1.1, whole genome shotgun sequence genome includes a window with the following:
- the LOC136218346 gene encoding pentatricopeptide repeat-containing protein At2g30780-like yields the protein MKRIFKISDAAQAELLCLNIFPAITRTLIPSLFPLANSPIYRFPFARTHTSNSPTFFSKTIALFADNIAHADSDAREELTKSVSLLREQVIQHADDFDKVIGVLEEKGTSLFRRYRGGSALIELLNQLVSCPRLALQVFHWRRTLAIIPMTTSEYAKGIALAGRGKNVDLAVDLFTEASNKQLKNTSTYNALMGVYMYNGHTDKCQSLFLDLKKEANFGPSLVTYNILLSVFGRLMLVDRMEEAFRELKEFNILPNLNTYKYLIAGYITAWMWDSMENTFQMMKADQVKPDIRTYMLMLRGYAHSGNLKKMEEIYELVKDHVNAKEMPLIRAMISAYCKSKITRRVEKIEELVNLIPQNQYRSWLNVKLINFYAEQDLLEEMENLIDEAFRRETTIRSIKVMKSITTSYFRCNAVDRLADFVRRAECAGWKICRSLYHCKLILYGSQKRFDEMESVLNEMKNFNIHCTKKTFVILYYAYSACGEKYKVNRVIGSMYKHGHGIPYGASPS from the exons ATGAAGCGGATCTTCAAAATCTCGGACGCAGCCCAAGCAGAGTTGCTCTGCCTTAATATATTCCCTGCAATTACCAGAACCCTAATCCCTTCCCTGTTTCCCCTTGCTAACTCTCCCATTTACAGATTCCCCTTCGCACGAACTCATACTTCCAATTCTCCCACCTTCTTCTCTAAAACCATCGCGCTCTTCGCTGACAATATTGCTCATGCTGATTCGGATGCTAGGGAGGAGTTGACCAAATCGGTTTCTCTTCTGCGAGAACAAGTTATTCAACATGCTGACGATTTCGATAAGGTTATTGGGGTTTTGGAGGAGAAAGGTACTTCCTTGTTCAGGAGGTATAGAGGTGGATCTGCTTTAATTGAGCTCCTCAATCAGTTAGTTTCATGCCCTCGCTTAGCTCTACAG GTCTTTCACTGGAGAAGAACACTAGCGATAATTCCCATGACTACAAGTGAGTATGCCAAAGGTATTGCTCTTGCTGGTAGGGGTAAAAATGTTGATCTTGCAGTTGATCTCTTTACTGAGGCTAGTAACAAGCAGCTTAAGAACACATCGACATATAATGCACTAATGGGTGTTTATATGTACAATGGCCACACTGATAAATGTCAGTCATTGTTTCTTGACTTGAAAAAGGAAGCAAATTTTGGCCCTTCACTTGTAACATACAACATTCTTTTATCAGTCTTTGGTCGACTAATGCTGGTTGATCGCATGGAGGAAGCATTTAGGGAACTAAAGGAATTTAATATCTTGCCAAACCTGAACACATACAAGTATTTAATAGCTGGTTACATCACTGCTTGGATGTGGGATAGTATGGAAAATACTTTTCAAATGATGAAGGCGGATCAGGTTAAGCCTGATATTAGAACCTACATGCTAATGCTTCGAGGTTATGCTCATTCTGGGAATTTAAAAAAGATGGAAGAGATATATGAATTGGTCAAAGATCATGTTAATGCTAAGGAGATGCCATTGATCAGGGCAATGATAAGTGCATATTGTAAGAGTAAAATCACTCGTAGAGTTGAAAAGATTGAGGAACTAGTAAATCTCATTCCACAGAATCAATACAGGTCATGGTTGAATGTTAAATTGATAAACTTTTATGCGGAACAGGATTTGTTAGAGGAGATGGAGAACTTAATTGATGAGGCATTTAGGCGTGAGACCACTATTAGATCTATCAAAGTGATGAAGTCCATTACTACGAGCTATTTTAGGTGCAATGCAGTTGACAGGCTTGCAGACTTTGTGAGGCGTGCTGAATGTGCAGGATGGAAAATCTGCCGCTCTCTATATCATTGTAAACTGATCCTCTATGGATCACAAAAGCGCTTTGATGAAATGGAGAGTGTCCTTAATGAGATGAAGAACTTCAATATTCACTGCACAAAGAAGACATTTGTGATATTGTATTATGCCTATTCAGCATGTGGCGAAAAGTACAAGGTGAACCGAGTTATAGGTTCAATGTACAAGCATGGACATGGGATTCCTTATGGGGCATCTCCATCATAA